The Planococcus liqunii genome includes a region encoding these proteins:
- a CDS encoding glycosyltransferase: MDTTKKVSFIVPVYNAERYLEKSINSILHQTHPHIELILVNDGSTDSSGKICEQYAKQDNRVNVIHQPNAGPSAARNRGIAEASGTYIQFADSDDFIDQHMTRRLVQAMEGGSELAICGYQKILMRGDHIIKSEIYRIPQKGNFTKEQFLVHFGELYQYYYIHFNWNKLYDAQLLKDSGLAFDLDVNWGEDLLFNLRYIDKCQNISLLPDAFYYYIDSNAASITSQFRADLYTNMQLMQGAVKAFLQKNNAYAGKNKVLFENFYTSRVMTCFWNLFHPSSTLTPDLAKKQMGEIIHNEWLHKRDSYFQSGNFEKRLIGTLIKRQAVGALYRYYSLKSLVKRRLLPKEKKWV, encoded by the coding sequence ATGGACACCACTAAAAAAGTCAGCTTTATCGTTCCTGTCTACAATGCTGAAAGGTATTTAGAGAAAAGCATCAACAGCATCCTCCACCAAACCCATCCCCATATCGAACTCATTCTTGTAAACGACGGGTCTACGGACAGCAGCGGAAAGATTTGTGAGCAGTACGCAAAACAGGATAACCGGGTAAACGTAATCCATCAGCCAAATGCCGGCCCGTCGGCAGCGCGAAACCGCGGAATCGCAGAAGCAAGCGGCACATATATCCAGTTTGCGGACTCGGATGATTTTATCGATCAACATATGACGCGCCGTCTGGTGCAGGCGATGGAGGGCGGCAGTGAGCTGGCCATATGCGGGTACCAAAAAATCCTGATGCGCGGAGACCATATCATCAAATCAGAAATCTACCGCATTCCGCAAAAGGGCAATTTTACAAAAGAACAATTTTTAGTGCATTTCGGGGAATTGTACCAGTACTACTACATCCACTTTAATTGGAACAAGCTGTACGATGCACAGCTTTTAAAAGATTCAGGACTGGCATTTGACCTCGATGTGAATTGGGGAGAGGATCTGCTGTTTAATCTGCGGTATATCGATAAATGCCAAAACATCAGTCTCCTTCCCGATGCGTTCTATTACTACATCGATTCCAATGCCGCGTCCATCACGAGCCAGTTCCGCGCGGATCTCTATACCAATATGCAATTGATGCAAGGAGCGGTAAAGGCGTTTCTGCAAAAAAACAATGCGTATGCCGGCAAGAACAAAGTCCTGTTTGAAAACTTTTATACATCCCGCGTCATGACTTGTTTCTGGAATTTGTTTCATCCAAGCAGTACGCTGACGCCGGATCTGGCAAAAAAACAGATGGGCGAAATCATCCATAATGAATGGCTCCATAAACGGGACAGTTATTTTCAGTCAGGCAATTTCGAGAAGAGGTTGATTGGAACCTTGATCAAGCGGCAAGCGGTCGGTGCCTTGTACCGCTATTATTCGTTGAAAAGCCTTGTAAAAAGAAGACTGCTGCCAAAAGAAAAGAAATGGGTATGA
- a CDS encoding ABC transporter permease codes for MFAIGKKEFSSLFKSIMSLLIIALLLVTSYYSAKFSDLLTVGAGLTASEAEDVHTAGLLFLLVGFGQLFVMGLSHDTINRELHERTMRFLVTRTSRISIVLGKYLGIWLFWFVCILISFLIISLFSLKIDLFIFSQTITLVTFQIALAVLLSVLIPKPSYTMFLGVLLGIALPILGVWVAFTNNLWVSWLKFVSPYYYLINDDYSFLVIFGLAGLVLAAALALFNRREC; via the coding sequence ATGTTCGCCATTGGCAAAAAAGAGTTTTCAAGTTTGTTCAAAAGCATCATGTCGCTGCTCATAATTGCCCTTTTGCTCGTCACGTCCTATTATTCCGCAAAGTTTTCCGATCTGCTGACGGTTGGTGCCGGGCTGACGGCGAGTGAAGCGGAAGATGTCCATACGGCGGGACTGCTCTTTTTATTGGTCGGCTTCGGCCAATTGTTCGTGATGGGCTTGTCGCATGACACCATCAACCGGGAGCTTCATGAACGCACGATGCGGTTTTTGGTTACCCGGACTTCCAGAATTTCGATTGTGCTTGGAAAATATTTAGGCATCTGGTTGTTTTGGTTCGTGTGCATTTTGATTTCATTTCTCATCATCAGTTTGTTTTCTTTAAAAATCGACCTGTTCATCTTTTCGCAAACCATCACGCTCGTGACGTTCCAAATTGCTTTGGCCGTCCTCTTGTCGGTCCTGATTCCTAAGCCGTCTTATACGATGTTTCTCGGTGTCTTACTCGGAATCGCCTTGCCGATTCTTGGCGTATGGGTCGCCTTCACTAATAACTTATGGGTTTCCTGGTTAAAGTTTGTCAGCCCTTATTATTATTTGATCAACGATGATTATTCATTTTTAGTCATTTTCGGGTTGGCGGGACTGGTACTTGCGGCCGCACTCGCATTGTTCAATAGGAGGGAATGTTAA
- a CDS encoding response regulator transcription factor: MHEPHLLIVDDEPAILHMLTTILTKEGFRSIDTAGSAEEALALSKQTAYDLILLDVTLPERSGFDICPLIRETTDASIFFLTARSSDLDKLSGFAVGADDYITKPFNPLEVAARVKAHLRRRSGKNPAQTQQTIYSAGPLYINTQSAEVKLVGKPVDLPAQVYQLLLFFCRHPNQLFSKSQLYENVWGEEFLGEDNTVMVHIRKLREKIEQDPSSPKLIVTVRGLGYKFVPAGSL; the protein is encoded by the coding sequence ATGCATGAACCTCACTTATTAATTGTAGATGATGAACCCGCCATTTTACATATGCTGACAACGATTTTAACAAAAGAAGGCTTTCGTTCAATTGATACGGCGGGATCTGCCGAAGAAGCGCTGGCGCTCTCTAAGCAAACGGCATACGATTTGATCCTGCTCGATGTCACGCTACCCGAGCGCAGCGGTTTTGACATCTGTCCGTTGATCCGGGAAACGACGGATGCTTCCATCTTTTTCTTGACTGCCCGGTCGTCGGATTTGGACAAACTGTCGGGCTTTGCGGTTGGGGCGGACGATTACATCACCAAGCCCTTCAATCCCCTGGAAGTGGCGGCGCGCGTGAAAGCCCATCTAAGGCGCCGAAGCGGCAAAAACCCGGCCCAAACCCAACAGACGATTTACAGCGCCGGCCCGTTGTACATCAACACACAGTCTGCGGAAGTGAAGCTCGTTGGCAAGCCGGTGGACCTGCCTGCACAAGTGTACCAGCTGTTGCTGTTTTTCTGCCGCCACCCCAATCAGCTGTTCAGCAAAAGCCAATTGTACGAAAACGTCTGGGGTGAAGAATTTCTGGGCGAGGACAATACGGTGATGGTCCATATCCGAAAGCTGCGCGAGAAAATTGAACAGGACCCCAGCAGTCCGAAACTGATTGTGACGGTGCGGGGTCTGGGTTATAAATTTGTGCCGGCAGGTAGCCTATGA
- a CDS encoding sensor histidine kinase — MNLHKRFLLQFFTQLLLLSAVFLVTILAIWAIIGFSLTEQDARQDLAKAESSYFTGKISVDGKNVSIDPELKELAKRQNGQLLVVDAEGYVLDSFQAPEQTPSRMKANELAAWLLGTDSAGKERAYWKLEYFDEDPLYLLFEKENKAAGLTAALEPGVDWGQKQLGLTADMEKKLQAENAWVQLVDANGEVVDRFGEEAPELSESMDGLDRLAAEWPMASVTVDEVTQTALYVGVAETPSSLLEDSFADRKLIYVFLLLLLPLVIGTFWYARKFGMPLLVMMQWIQNLGSRQYEAPQDASGQPALYTKKGKLKRKYRLYKDLIETLEQLTDTLKQHKVQRRELNQTREDWISGLSHDLKTPLSSISGYAQLLEAENYEWSTTEVKEFAGIIHEKSGYMMELLEDLTLTFRLKNNALPLSKEPVELNEFMRRTIIQFINEPANAAFEFDFQPAARSIVAEIDPKWFQRIVDNLIANAVKYNPPGTMITVSLSTIEQHLFIVRIEDDGTGMDPKMLNKLFERYYRGSNTVDSGNGSGLGMAITKQLVGLHGGSIKVTSESGSGTTVRLMVPMQ, encoded by the coding sequence ATGAATCTGCACAAGCGCTTTCTGCTGCAATTTTTCACTCAGCTTCTTTTGTTGTCAGCGGTTTTCCTGGTGACCATCCTGGCCATTTGGGCCATTATCGGATTTTCGCTGACAGAACAGGATGCCCGCCAAGATCTTGCCAAAGCCGAAAGTTCCTACTTTACCGGCAAAATATCGGTTGACGGAAAAAACGTATCCATCGATCCGGAGTTAAAAGAACTGGCCAAGCGACAAAATGGCCAGCTCCTCGTGGTGGATGCAGAAGGATATGTCCTTGATTCTTTCCAGGCGCCGGAACAAACGCCTTCCCGGATGAAGGCAAACGAATTGGCGGCATGGCTTCTCGGGACGGATTCGGCAGGCAAAGAACGCGCTTATTGGAAACTGGAATACTTTGATGAGGATCCGCTGTATTTATTGTTCGAAAAAGAAAACAAAGCAGCGGGCTTAACGGCCGCTTTGGAACCCGGTGTGGATTGGGGCCAAAAGCAACTCGGTTTGACCGCGGACATGGAAAAGAAGCTGCAGGCGGAAAACGCTTGGGTCCAGCTTGTTGATGCAAATGGAGAAGTGGTGGACCGCTTCGGGGAAGAGGCGCCCGAGCTTTCTGAATCGATGGACGGACTGGACCGGCTGGCCGCGGAATGGCCGATGGCGTCCGTAACGGTGGATGAAGTGACCCAGACCGCTTTATATGTCGGAGTTGCCGAAACGCCTTCCTCTTTATTGGAGGACAGTTTTGCCGACCGCAAGCTCATTTACGTTTTTCTTCTGCTGCTTTTGCCTTTAGTCATCGGCACGTTTTGGTATGCCCGGAAGTTCGGCATGCCGCTTTTGGTCATGATGCAGTGGATCCAAAACCTCGGCAGCCGCCAATACGAAGCGCCGCAGGATGCAAGCGGCCAGCCGGCCCTCTACACCAAAAAAGGCAAGCTGAAGCGGAAATACCGGCTGTACAAGGATTTGATTGAGACGTTAGAGCAATTGACCGATACCTTAAAGCAGCACAAAGTGCAGCGCCGCGAACTCAATCAGACGCGCGAAGACTGGATCAGCGGACTGTCGCATGATCTCAAGACGCCGCTGTCTTCCATTTCAGGCTATGCTCAATTGCTGGAAGCTGAAAATTACGAATGGTCCACTACCGAAGTAAAAGAGTTTGCCGGCATCATCCATGAAAAATCGGGGTATATGATGGAACTGCTGGAAGACTTGACCTTAACGTTCCGCTTGAAAAACAACGCCTTGCCGCTTTCGAAAGAGCCGGTGGAACTGAACGAATTCATGCGCCGCACCATCATACAATTCATTAATGAACCGGCGAACGCTGCTTTTGAATTTGATTTCCAGCCGGCTGCACGGTCCATTGTGGCTGAAATCGATCCGAAATGGTTCCAGCGCATCGTCGACAATTTGATTGCCAATGCCGTAAAGTACAATCCGCCGGGAACGATGATCACCGTTTCTTTGTCAACGATCGAGCAGCATTTATTCATCGTCCGAATTGAAGACGACGGTACCGGCATGGACCCAAAGATGCTCAACAAGCTGTTCGAGCGCTATTACCGCGGATCGAACACCGTGGATTCCGGAAACGGCTCCGGCCTTGGCATGGCAATCACGAAGCAATTGGTTGGGCTGCACGGCGGCTCGATCAAAGTAACTAGTGAATCTGGAAGCGGCACAACGGTGCGGCTCATGGTGCCGATGCAATAA
- a CDS encoding ABC transporter ATP-binding protein, whose amino-acid sequence MNVIETKNLKKSYGSTPVIHGIDLVVERGEIFGFLGRNGAGKSTFINMLTGIIRPTSGCFSLLGVEGPNQRLKKHIGVMPDYSSFYNSMNAIKHLKFLSALSGMPVSTAQCKAVLKMVGLEQDLSKKVGKFSFGMKKKLGIAQAIIHEPELIFLDEPTSGMDAESALQIHQLIRDLQASGKTVFMTSHNLFEVEKLCSTIAILKDGAIVKKGSMEELRSYYRSTLEVKFKHSVIPESEAENLYDWLETAGSDLKTTASSSSLTVGNERKIAEIIRAFTKCQVDVFRVEVNEPSLEEMFLEE is encoded by the coding sequence ATGAACGTCATTGAAACGAAAAACCTGAAAAAATCATACGGGTCGACACCGGTTATCCATGGCATCGATCTAGTGGTCGAACGAGGAGAAATCTTTGGATTCCTTGGCCGCAACGGCGCGGGGAAATCGACGTTCATCAATATGCTGACGGGCATCATCCGTCCGACAAGCGGCTGCTTTTCTTTGCTTGGTGTGGAAGGGCCGAATCAGCGGCTGAAGAAACACATCGGCGTCATGCCGGATTACTCGAGCTTTTACAATTCGATGAACGCCATCAAGCATTTGAAATTCCTGTCTGCGCTTTCCGGCATGCCGGTTTCCACCGCGCAGTGCAAAGCGGTGCTGAAAATGGTCGGCCTGGAACAGGACCTATCCAAAAAAGTCGGCAAATTCTCGTTTGGCATGAAGAAAAAACTGGGGATTGCACAAGCCATCATCCATGAGCCGGAACTCATCTTTCTGGACGAGCCGACTTCCGGCATGGATGCGGAATCCGCGCTGCAGATCCATCAGCTTATACGGGACTTGCAGGCAAGCGGCAAAACCGTATTCATGACTTCCCACAATTTATTTGAAGTCGAAAAGCTTTGCTCGACCATTGCCATCTTGAAAGATGGCGCGATTGTCAAAAAAGGCAGCATGGAAGAATTGCGCTCATATTACCGCTCCACCCTGGAAGTAAAATTCAAACATTCCGTCATTCCGGAAAGCGAAGCCGAAAACTTGTATGACTGGCTCGAAACAGCAGGCAGCGATTTAAAAACGACAGCTTCCTCCAGCAGTTTGACCGTCGGCAATGAACGGAAAATCGCTGAAATCATCCGGGCGTTTACAAAATGCCAAGTGGATGTCTTCCGTGTGGAAGTCAACGAACCGTCACTGGAAGAAATGTTCCTCGAAGAATAA
- a CDS encoding DUF5694 domain-containing protein — protein sequence MSLKPEIILVGTFHFEQQVELIKEREFEIEKLAGYLSEFKPSKIAVEWQQPLQKDLTKRFLETEKSYGQNEIEQIGFRIAKKLKLKNVQAIDYEGNLTPEDMEKLYGAISSRYPAIQKELADFSEKDAQMDEAVSLYAIFESLNNPSQLSVLERIYLSFISVAENEEYIGAEFLRKWNWRELMIFKHVVDVIDSPKERVLLLIGRDHLWSLKKLFEGRGYRVINPFAASLEVNEINDHQTN from the coding sequence GTGTCTTTGAAACCTGAAATTATTTTAGTCGGAACATTTCATTTTGAACAACAAGTAGAACTTATAAAAGAGCGTGAATTTGAAATTGAAAAACTAGCTGGATATCTATCTGAATTTAAACCATCTAAAATTGCTGTTGAATGGCAACAACCTTTACAAAAGGATTTAACGAAGCGCTTTTTAGAAACTGAGAAAAGCTACGGTCAAAATGAAATTGAACAAATAGGATTTCGCATAGCAAAAAAACTGAAGTTGAAAAACGTACAAGCCATCGATTATGAAGGTAACTTGACACCTGAAGACATGGAAAAGTTGTATGGTGCAATTTCTTCGCGTTATCCGGCCATTCAGAAAGAACTTGCTGATTTTTCGGAAAAAGATGCTCAAATGGATGAGGCTGTCTCGCTTTATGCCATTTTTGAGAGTTTGAATAATCCGTCGCAGCTATCCGTATTGGAAAGGATTTATCTTTCATTTATCTCGGTCGCAGAGAACGAAGAATATATCGGCGCTGAATTTCTCCGAAAATGGAATTGGCGGGAACTCATGATTTTTAAACATGTGGTTGATGTGATTGACTCTCCTAAGGAACGAGTTTTGCTTTTAATCGGCCGTGATCATCTATGGAGTTTGAAAAAGCTTTTTGAAGGTCGGGGTTACCGAGTGATTAATCCATTCGCTGCTTCTTTAGAGGTGAATGAAATCAATGATCATCAAACGAATTGA
- a CDS encoding alpha/beta fold hydrolase, with translation MKLSYQEYGNLRAPLVVFVHGGGVGGWMWDRQIRHFRNYHVVVPELNCAENASAFSIAGSAERLIALIEEKRQNKPVIAIGFSLGAQVVLAAIGQKLDLVDYAMLNSALVKPVPFKNTLARSSALFQPLAKNKAFSKLQAKSLYIGDSYFEAYYRDSRRMKKRELARMLKENMSFALPENFKYAQADILVTVGEKERGVMKASMTEILKSNPNCRGIVFPDIGHGISFAKPELFNRVIERWLADRVFPEQVIVLND, from the coding sequence ATGAAGCTGTCTTATCAGGAATACGGAAATTTGCGGGCGCCGCTGGTCGTCTTTGTGCATGGCGGCGGGGTTGGCGGTTGGATGTGGGACAGGCAAATCCGCCATTTTAGAAACTACCACGTGGTGGTGCCGGAACTGAACTGTGCAGAAAACGCCTCTGCTTTTTCAATTGCCGGAAGTGCGGAGCGCCTGATTGCGTTGATTGAAGAAAAGCGGCAAAACAAGCCGGTCATTGCCATCGGATTTTCGCTCGGTGCGCAAGTGGTGTTGGCCGCGATTGGCCAGAAGCTGGACCTGGTGGATTACGCCATGCTCAACAGTGCGCTTGTAAAGCCGGTGCCGTTTAAAAACACCCTCGCCCGATCTTCTGCCTTGTTCCAGCCGCTGGCTAAAAACAAAGCGTTCTCGAAGCTCCAGGCGAAATCGCTTTACATAGGAGACAGTTATTTTGAAGCTTATTACCGCGACAGTCGCCGCATGAAAAAGCGTGAATTGGCCCGCATGCTGAAAGAAAACATGTCGTTTGCGCTGCCGGAGAACTTCAAATATGCCCAGGCGGACATCCTGGTAACAGTTGGCGAGAAAGAACGCGGCGTCATGAAAGCATCGATGACGGAAATTCTAAAAAGCAATCCGAATTGCCGGGGAATCGTTTTTCCAGATATCGGCCACGGCATTTCTTTTGCAAAACCCGAGCTGTTCAACCGCGTCATTGAACGGTGGCTCGCGGACCGCGTGTTTCCCGAGCAAGTCATTGTCTTAAACGACTGA
- a CDS encoding AAA family ATPase, with protein sequence MNRYIIMTVGKTHSGKTTFANELEKKLVNAVVIDQDSHAEFLQLQYPRLVPSDGPNLLKYALTRAVVDYAVNETDCHLILSNSNLKMNSRRALLEEFHSKGFTSILVHLNIPDSVLRERVAASTRSTNILRTAASFKEVLDGQQTEAIALSESEADVLITIIQTDETANAIRRVVEIVKGEEE encoded by the coding sequence ATGAACAGATACATCATCATGACGGTCGGGAAAACCCATAGCGGAAAAACAACATTCGCAAACGAATTGGAAAAGAAATTGGTGAATGCCGTAGTCATTGATCAGGACAGTCACGCAGAGTTTCTCCAGTTGCAATATCCGCGTTTAGTGCCTAGTGACGGTCCAAATCTTCTGAAATACGCCTTGACCCGGGCCGTTGTTGATTATGCAGTGAACGAAACGGATTGCCACCTCATTTTGAGCAATTCAAACCTCAAGATGAACAGCCGCAGAGCGCTACTTGAGGAATTTCACAGCAAAGGCTTCACGAGCATACTCGTTCATTTGAATATCCCGGATTCTGTCCTTAGGGAACGAGTGGCAGCAAGCACCCGCTCTACAAATATCCTGCGGACCGCCGCTTCTTTTAAAGAAGTGCTGGACGGGCAACAGACAGAGGCCATTGCCCTTTCGGAAAGTGAAGCAGATGTCTTGATTACCATTATTCAGACCGATGAAACGGCAAACGCCATCCGGCGAGTTGTTGAAATCGTTAAGGGAGAGGAAGAATAA
- a CDS encoding tetratricopeptide repeat protein: MDAALDKAIRLREAGKFEESKEILLGLAKAHPDFPYIQYQCAWSLDLLGEESRAVAYYERAIGLGLAGNELEGALLGLGSTYRTLGAYQKSKEVFLKGIALFPENKAIQTFYAMTLFNLEEHGTAMQLLLECLIETTRDEEIFKYKNAIRFYSDKLNEVWE, from the coding sequence ATGGACGCAGCATTAGATAAAGCGATTCGATTACGGGAGGCTGGAAAGTTCGAAGAGTCCAAAGAGATTTTGCTCGGATTGGCAAAGGCGCATCCTGATTTTCCCTATATTCAATATCAATGTGCGTGGAGTTTAGATCTATTAGGCGAGGAATCCAGAGCTGTTGCTTATTATGAACGAGCAATCGGTCTTGGATTAGCCGGCAACGAATTAGAAGGTGCATTGCTTGGTCTCGGAAGCACTTACCGGACACTTGGTGCATATCAAAAATCAAAAGAGGTCTTCTTGAAAGGTATTGCGCTTTTCCCGGAGAATAAAGCGATTCAAACATTTTACGCCATGACTTTATTCAATCTTGAAGAACATGGAACTGCAATGCAGTTGCTGCTTGAATGCTTAATTGAAACGACTCGTGATGAAGAGATATTTAAATACAAAAATGCCATTCGGTTTTATTCGGATAAGTTAAATGAAGTTTGGGAATGA
- a CDS encoding N-acetyltransferase family protein: MKAIIRKAQKKDIQAIQQVAKESWHETYKELIPAAIQDQFLKQAYSDETMVKRIDHSLFLVAESDSNVIGYAAAFQKDGQADLSAIYLLPEAKGNGIGTQLLEGVLEALDGVKELYVEVEKGNNSGETFYAAKGFVLVDEYEDDLFGYALQTKKMVLVI; the protein is encoded by the coding sequence TTGAAAGCCATCATTAGAAAAGCGCAAAAGAAAGATATCCAGGCGATCCAGCAAGTGGCAAAAGAAAGCTGGCATGAGACTTATAAGGAATTGATCCCTGCAGCGATCCAAGACCAATTCCTGAAGCAGGCCTACTCCGATGAAACGATGGTGAAACGAATCGACCACAGCCTTTTTCTCGTAGCTGAGAGCGATTCAAATGTCATCGGCTACGCCGCCGCTTTTCAAAAAGACGGCCAAGCTGATCTCAGTGCCATCTATTTACTGCCGGAAGCAAAAGGCAATGGAATTGGAACACAGCTGCTGGAAGGTGTTCTTGAAGCATTGGACGGAGTGAAGGAACTGTACGTAGAAGTGGAAAAAGGAAATAACAGCGGCGAAACGTTTTACGCGGCAAAAGGCTTTGTCTTGGTCGATGAATACGAAGATGACTTATTCGGTTATGCGTTGCAAACAAAGAAAATGGTTCTGGTCATTTAA
- a CDS encoding GNAT family N-acetyltransferase, translating into MIIKRIDLETQREILIQFRKDSFAVSFGSTQEFGDEEDYLKWVAAKSLQFPDGFMVVMEDERPIGQLELTLTVYEERSIGYVNLYYLIPDKRGLGLGKTLHEYALNFFIENGVKEYHLRVSPSNLPALSFYRNAGMEEIGLELGGKVIRMRGFLA; encoded by the coding sequence ATGATCATCAAACGAATTGATTTAGAAACACAGCGGGAAATTTTAATACAATTTCGAAAAGATTCTTTTGCCGTTAGTTTTGGTTCCACTCAAGAATTTGGAGATGAAGAAGATTACCTCAAGTGGGTGGCTGCAAAATCCCTTCAATTTCCGGACGGATTTATGGTAGTTATGGAAGATGAACGACCAATCGGCCAACTTGAACTAACACTTACCGTATATGAAGAGCGAAGTATTGGATATGTAAACTTGTATTATTTGATTCCAGATAAAAGAGGTCTCGGTTTAGGGAAAACTTTACATGAATATGCTTTGAACTTTTTTATAGAAAACGGGGTTAAGGAATACCATCTTCGTGTTTCTCCTTCAAATTTGCCGGCTCTTTCGTTTTATCGGAATGCTGGAATGGAAGAAATCGGTTTAGAGCTTGGCGGAAAAGTAATTCGAATGAGGGGTTTCCTGGCGTAA
- a CDS encoding HAD-IA family hydrolase, whose protein sequence is MTTIIFDFDGTLADSMPLFMQAWNTYAGQFNYLPVSEKDLAASRNLTIQQRAKKYGFPMHKIPVILPKVYQYFKTHMNEVALFDGIKEMLDALAHNGYRIVIISSNAKENIELFLKQEGIETVSQVLTSSRIFGKDTVIRKYMKQQNVTPAQLLYVGDEVRDIVACNKVAVPFAWVSWGLDGFELIEKERPKFIVHTPQELLDALIVE, encoded by the coding sequence ATGACAACAATCATTTTTGATTTTGACGGCACGTTAGCTGATTCCATGCCGCTTTTTATGCAGGCGTGGAATACGTACGCCGGACAGTTCAATTACCTTCCGGTCAGCGAGAAAGACTTGGCGGCTTCCCGCAACTTAACGATTCAGCAGCGCGCTAAAAAGTACGGCTTTCCGATGCACAAAATTCCCGTCATCTTGCCGAAAGTTTACCAGTATTTCAAAACCCATATGAACGAAGTGGCGCTGTTTGACGGCATCAAGGAAATGCTCGATGCATTGGCCCATAACGGCTACCGCATCGTCATCATTTCATCCAATGCCAAAGAAAACATTGAATTGTTTTTAAAGCAGGAAGGCATCGAGACGGTGTCGCAAGTGCTGACGTCGAGCCGCATTTTCGGCAAGGACACAGTCATCCGGAAATACATGAAGCAGCAGAACGTTACCCCCGCCCAATTGCTGTATGTCGGCGACGAAGTGCGGGACATTGTGGCCTGCAACAAAGTAGCTGTGCCGTTCGCCTGGGTCAGCTGGGGGCTGGACGGTTTTGAATTGATTGAAAAGGAACGCCCGAAATTTATCGTGCACACCCCGCAGGAACTGCTCGATGCGCTGATTGTGGAATAA
- a CDS encoding Bcr/CflA family efflux MFS transporter produces MLHNPTGKARLGLAFLLAMLGILAPLNIDMYLPSFPGIAGDLNASASLVQLSLTTCLIGLAVGQIVVGPISDAQGRRKPLLIAISLFVLSSILCALAPSIEMLIVARFLQGFTASAGVVLSRAVVRDVFSGKELTKFYSLLMVINSVAPLAAPLAGGAILALPFANWQTIFYFLAFLGVLIVATIGLKLPETLPVDKRIPSSIGESIRTMLSLLKDRSYTGYTLIAGFVHGGSFAYVAGTPFVYQGIYGVSPQVFSVLFGINGIAIILGSYLIGRFGGIVPEKRMLQIAVTVAGAATFVLLLATIVQGPLATIVIPIFIYMITIGMILTSSFTLAMREQGHRAGSASAVIGMLPLLVGAAVSPLVGIDESTAVPMGAILFATSLIGLIAFYSLPKQKEEMHR; encoded by the coding sequence ATGTTGCATAACCCTACCGGAAAAGCCCGCCTCGGCCTGGCTTTTCTCCTCGCCATGCTTGGCATTTTGGCTCCCCTGAATATTGACATGTACTTGCCGAGTTTCCCTGGCATCGCCGGCGATTTAAACGCGTCGGCTTCACTCGTGCAGTTGAGCTTGACGACTTGCCTGATTGGCCTCGCAGTAGGCCAAATCGTCGTCGGGCCGATCAGCGATGCACAGGGCAGAAGAAAGCCGCTTTTAATTGCCATTTCTTTGTTTGTGCTGTCGTCGATTCTGTGTGCACTCGCTCCGTCGATCGAGATGCTTATCGTGGCCCGCTTTCTTCAAGGCTTCACCGCTTCGGCCGGCGTCGTTTTGTCTCGTGCTGTAGTGCGGGATGTCTTTAGCGGCAAAGAGCTGACGAAATTCTATTCGCTGCTGATGGTCATCAATTCGGTTGCGCCGCTCGCGGCCCCGCTTGCCGGCGGCGCCATCCTTGCGCTGCCGTTTGCCAACTGGCAGACCATCTTTTATTTCCTGGCGTTTCTTGGCGTTTTGATTGTCGCAACCATTGGGTTAAAATTGCCTGAGACCTTGCCCGTTGATAAACGGATTCCGAGTTCCATCGGCGAGTCCATCCGGACGATGCTTAGCCTGTTAAAAGACCGTTCCTACACGGGCTATACGCTCATCGCCGGATTTGTCCACGGCGGCAGTTTTGCCTATGTGGCGGGAACGCCGTTTGTGTACCAGGGAATTTACGGCGTGTCGCCGCAAGTGTTCAGTGTTCTCTTTGGCATAAACGGCATTGCCATCATATTGGGCAGCTACTTGATTGGGCGGTTTGGCGGCATCGTGCCGGAAAAGCGCATGCTGCAAATTGCGGTTACTGTGGCCGGCGCGGCAACTTTTGTGCTGCTGCTTGCGACCATTGTGCAAGGGCCGCTCGCGACGATTGTCATTCCAATCTTCATCTATATGATCACCATCGGCATGATTTTGACAAGTTCGTTTACGCTCGCGATGCGCGAACAAGGCCACCGGGCGGGCAGTGCCAGTGCGGTCATCGGCATGCTGCCGCTGTTGGTCGGAGCCGCAGTTTCGCCGTTGGTCGGCATCGACGAAAGCACGGCTGTGCCAATGGGAGCGATTTTATTCGCCACTTCACTGATCGGCTTAATCGCATTTTATTCTTTGCCTAAACAAAAGGAAGAAATGCATCGGTAA